One window from the genome of Microbacterium sulfonylureivorans encodes:
- a CDS encoding ClbS/DfsB family four-helix bundle protein: MDYTHSELIARNDAEFEQLLAMIDGLPAERLDEPFAGDARDRNLRDVIAHLHAWHILLEKWYADGEVGGAPAIPAEGYTWRELDSLNEELRQQWQDTSLPELLALLRASHESLQAMVALHTDAELAAPDAYAWTQGSPLGEFAWECGGGHYAWARGVITAGLGLPTPA; the protein is encoded by the coding sequence GTGGACTACACGCATTCCGAGCTGATCGCACGCAACGACGCCGAGTTCGAACAGCTGCTGGCGATGATCGACGGGCTGCCCGCCGAACGCCTCGACGAGCCCTTCGCCGGAGACGCACGAGATCGCAACCTGCGAGACGTCATCGCCCATCTGCACGCCTGGCACATCCTGCTCGAGAAGTGGTACGCGGACGGCGAGGTCGGCGGCGCTCCGGCGATCCCGGCAGAGGGCTACACGTGGCGCGAGCTCGACTCGCTGAACGAGGAGCTCCGTCAGCAGTGGCAGGACACCAGCCTTCCCGAGCTCCTCGCGCTCCTCCGTGCATCGCACGAGTCGCTCCAGGCGATGGTGGCGCTGCACACGGACGCCGAGCTGGCGGCTCCAGACGCGTACGCGTGGACGCAGGGTTCGCCCCTGGGCGAGTTCGCGTGGGAGTGCGGCGGCGGCCACTACGCGTGGGCCCGGGGCGTCATCACGGCCGGGCTCGGTCTTCCCACCCCGGCCTAG
- a CDS encoding PHP domain-containing protein yields the protein MNPHDALTEIATLLERERSSHYKSKAFRAAADSIEGLTDDQLRDAASLRRRKGIGDSTFAVIQEALDGGVPGYLADLRERAGVQVASQLRGMLRGDLHSHSDWSDGLTSIDLMVDAARALGHEYLALTDHSPRLRVANGLSPERLREQLAVVAGMSGQGFTLLSGIEVDILDAGALDQEPELLDALDIVVASAHSKLRMERGPMTRRLVVAASNPHVDVIGHVTGRLVEGSRGTRPQSTFDAKAVFEACAAHGVAVEINSRPERQDPPDDLLALALDIGCLFSIDSDAHAPGQLSLIDHGAERAERAGVPPERIVTTWPLDRLREWTGRPR from the coding sequence ATGAACCCCCACGACGCCCTCACCGAGATCGCGACCCTCCTCGAGCGCGAGCGCTCGTCGCACTACAAGTCCAAGGCGTTCCGGGCCGCCGCGGACTCCATCGAGGGCTTGACCGATGACCAGCTGCGGGATGCCGCATCCCTCCGTCGCCGGAAGGGGATCGGCGACTCGACCTTCGCGGTGATCCAGGAGGCGCTGGACGGCGGCGTGCCCGGCTATCTCGCCGACCTTCGTGAGCGAGCCGGCGTCCAGGTCGCGTCGCAGCTGCGGGGCATGCTGCGCGGAGACCTCCACTCGCACAGCGACTGGTCGGACGGCCTGACGTCGATCGACCTCATGGTCGACGCGGCGCGCGCCCTCGGCCACGAGTACCTCGCCCTCACCGACCACTCCCCGCGGCTGCGCGTGGCGAACGGCCTGTCTCCCGAACGACTGCGCGAGCAGCTCGCGGTCGTCGCGGGGATGAGCGGCCAGGGCTTCACGCTGTTGTCGGGAATCGAGGTCGACATCCTCGACGCCGGCGCGCTCGACCAGGAGCCCGAGCTGCTCGATGCGCTCGACATCGTCGTCGCCTCGGCCCACTCGAAGCTGCGGATGGAGCGCGGTCCGATGACCCGGCGGCTCGTCGTGGCGGCCTCGAACCCGCACGTCGACGTCATCGGCCATGTGACCGGAAGACTCGTCGAGGGTTCGCGCGGCACGAGGCCGCAGTCGACGTTCGACGCGAAGGCCGTCTTCGAGGCGTGCGCAGCGCACGGCGTGGCCGTCGAGATCAACTCGCGTCCCGAGCGGCAGGATCCTCCCGACGACCTTCTCGCCCTCGCACTGGACATCGGGTGCCTGTTCTCGATCGACTCCGATGCGCACGCCCCGGGTCAGCTGTCGCTCATCGACCACGGCGCCGAGCGTGCGGAGCGCGCGGGCGTGCCGCCGGAGCGGATCGTCACCACCTGGCCCCTCGATCGGCTGCGGGAGTGGACCGGACGACCCCGATGA
- a CDS encoding aromatic ring-opening dioxygenase LigA yields MSEDLPTTTADAVEPPVKKVGLVKAVGVLGIIGGVLLIVVGIVAWIGVTSQLTAENITIPDDAAAFQGQQVTGPVTAYVQADIINHHALEASGGKTYAELDQDDPVRATVMQASFLRASLFTSVVAYGVALFAAGMGVLAILFGWAIHRLASVPVVVKRTALAAE; encoded by the coding sequence ATGAGCGAGGATCTGCCCACCACCACCGCCGACGCCGTCGAGCCGCCCGTCAAGAAGGTCGGACTGGTCAAGGCGGTGGGAGTCCTCGGCATCATCGGCGGCGTCCTGCTGATCGTCGTCGGCATCGTCGCGTGGATCGGCGTGACGTCGCAGCTGACGGCCGAGAACATCACGATCCCCGACGATGCGGCCGCGTTCCAGGGGCAGCAGGTCACCGGTCCCGTGACGGCGTACGTGCAGGCCGACATCATCAACCACCATGCGCTCGAGGCATCCGGCGGCAAGACCTACGCCGAGCTCGACCAGGACGACCCGGTGCGTGCCACGGTCATGCAGGCGTCGTTCCTGCGGGCGTCGCTGTTCACCTCGGTGGTCGCCTACGGCGTGGCGCTCTTCGCCGCGGGCATGGGCGTCCTCGCGATCCTGTTCGGCTGGGCGATCCATCGCCTTGCGAGCGTGCCCGTGGTCGTGAAGCGAACGGCGCTGGCGGCCGAATGA
- the trpD gene encoding anthranilate phosphoribosyltransferase: MAELYTWPGILTTLLERRDLSVSESTWAMRQIMSGAATPSQLGGFLVALRAKGETVDEIVGFRDAILEAAVPLPVDPAVLDIVGTGGDRFGTVNVSTMAALVAAASGVPVVKHGNRAASSSSGSSDVLGALGVDLSLPPEAVAAALPRAGITFAWAAAFHPGFKHAGPTRSELGVPTVFNFLGPLCNPARAEANAVGVAQLDRVPLITGVFRTRGATALVFRGDDGLDELTTTGHSRVWEVSRGDIHEHDLDPRDLGIPLADIDDLLGGDPAHNAAVVRRVLGGEEGAVRDIVLLNAAAGIVAYRLFQDATQVQRPILERLAEARDEASAAIDSGAAANTLDRWVEITRELGA, from the coding sequence ATGGCGGAGCTGTACACCTGGCCGGGCATCCTCACGACCCTTCTCGAGCGGCGCGATCTCAGCGTCTCGGAGTCGACGTGGGCGATGCGGCAGATCATGTCGGGCGCTGCGACGCCATCCCAGCTCGGCGGATTCCTCGTCGCGCTCAGGGCGAAGGGCGAGACGGTCGACGAGATCGTCGGCTTCCGCGATGCGATCCTCGAGGCGGCTGTGCCGCTCCCGGTGGACCCCGCCGTCCTCGACATCGTGGGGACCGGCGGAGACCGCTTCGGCACCGTGAACGTGTCGACGATGGCCGCGCTCGTGGCCGCGGCATCCGGCGTGCCCGTCGTCAAGCACGGCAACCGCGCCGCGAGCTCTTCGTCGGGCTCGTCCGACGTGCTCGGCGCGCTCGGCGTCGACCTGTCGCTGCCGCCCGAGGCGGTCGCCGCGGCGCTGCCGCGGGCGGGCATCACGTTCGCCTGGGCCGCGGCGTTCCACCCCGGCTTCAAGCACGCCGGCCCGACCCGCAGCGAGCTCGGCGTGCCGACGGTCTTCAACTTCCTCGGCCCGCTCTGCAACCCGGCGCGCGCCGAGGCGAACGCGGTCGGCGTCGCCCAGCTCGACCGCGTGCCGCTGATCACGGGCGTCTTCCGCACCCGCGGCGCGACCGCGCTCGTCTTCCGCGGCGACGACGGTCTCGACGAGCTCACGACCACCGGGCACAGCCGGGTGTGGGAGGTCAGCCGCGGAGACATCCACGAGCACGACCTCGACCCGCGTGATCTCGGCATCCCGCTGGCCGACATCGACGACCTGCTCGGCGGCGATCCGGCGCACAACGCAGCCGTGGTGCGACGCGTGCTCGGCGGCGAGGAGGGCGCCGTCCGCGACATCGTCCTGCTCAACGCGGCGGCGGGCATCGTGGCGTACCGCCTGTTCCAGGACGCGACACAGGTGCAGCGGCCGATCCTCGAGCGCCTCGCTGAGGCGAGGGACGAGGCGTCGGCGGCCATCGACAGCGGAGCCGCGGCGAACACCCTGGACCGATGGGTCGAGATCACGCGCGAGCTGGGCGCCTGA
- a CDS encoding cytochrome c oxidase subunit 3, translated as MGSVTTSSATYAQAMRSVKRPDPVAVGTIVWLGSEVMFFAGLFAIYFTLRSTSPDLWAEETQLLNIPYATVNTIILVLSSVTCQMGVFAAERFQPYSTRKRGWLGWGMVEWFWLTFALGAIFVSGQVWEYAQLVAEGMPISANSYASAFYLTTGFHALHVTGGLIAFLLVIGRAYAVKNFGRKEMTSSIVVSYYWHFVDVVWIALFLVIYFLK; from the coding sequence ATGGGGAGCGTGACGACCTCCTCAGCGACCTACGCCCAGGCCATGCGGTCCGTCAAGCGGCCCGACCCGGTCGCCGTCGGAACCATCGTGTGGCTCGGCAGCGAGGTGATGTTCTTCGCCGGCCTGTTCGCGATCTACTTCACCCTTCGCAGCACCTCCCCCGACCTGTGGGCGGAGGAGACCCAGCTCCTCAACATCCCGTACGCGACCGTGAACACGATCATCCTCGTGCTCTCGTCGGTCACGTGCCAGATGGGCGTCTTCGCCGCGGAGCGCTTCCAGCCCTATTCGACGCGCAAGCGCGGATGGCTCGGCTGGGGCATGGTCGAGTGGTTCTGGCTGACCTTCGCGCTCGGCGCGATCTTCGTGTCCGGCCAGGTCTGGGAGTACGCGCAGCTCGTCGCCGAGGGGATGCCGATCAGTGCGAACTCGTACGCCTCGGCCTTCTACCTGACGACCGGCTTCCACGCCCTCCACGTCACCGGCGGCCTGATCGCGTTCCTCCTCGTGATCGGCCGCGCATACGCCGTCAAGAACTTCGGGCGCAAGGAGATGACGTCCTCGATCGTCGTGTCGTACTACTGGCACTTCGTCGACGTCGTCTGGATCGCCCTGTTCCTCGTCATCTACTTCCTGAAATAA
- a CDS encoding c-type cytochrome encodes MARETPRRSKGRRSPWAAAALIGIGLLITGGVYAGASAAVAATTAETTVATASTVEDGKKLFQANCATCHGLDVQGTADGPSLYGVGELAVHFQMSTGRMPLQMQGPQAPQKPAQFTDEQIAAVGAYIQSIAPGPTYPDDETLDGEGNAAEGGELFRINCAMCHNVAGAGGALTEGKYAPALYNTTPLNMYAAMVTGPQNMPVFNDMTLTTEEKRDIISYLLWLQDSQSPGGFTLGSLGPVSEGLFIWIFGIGSLIALTVWITAKSN; translated from the coding sequence ATGGCACGAGAGACCCCGCGCCGCTCGAAAGGCCGCCGCAGCCCCTGGGCTGCCGCCGCACTCATCGGCATCGGCCTTCTGATCACCGGCGGCGTGTACGCCGGTGCGTCGGCGGCCGTCGCAGCCACCACCGCCGAGACCACCGTCGCCACGGCGTCGACGGTCGAAGACGGCAAGAAGCTGTTCCAGGCCAACTGCGCGACCTGCCACGGACTCGACGTCCAGGGCACCGCCGACGGCCCTTCGCTCTACGGAGTCGGCGAGCTCGCCGTGCACTTCCAGATGAGCACGGGCCGCATGCCGCTCCAGATGCAGGGCCCGCAGGCGCCGCAGAAGCCGGCGCAGTTCACCGACGAGCAGATCGCCGCGGTGGGCGCCTACATCCAGAGCATCGCCCCCGGCCCGACCTACCCCGACGACGAGACGCTCGACGGCGAAGGCAACGCGGCAGAGGGCGGCGAGCTGTTCCGCATCAACTGCGCGATGTGCCACAACGTGGCCGGCGCCGGCGGCGCGCTGACCGAGGGCAAGTACGCCCCGGCGCTCTACAACACGACTCCGCTCAACATGTACGCGGCCATGGTCACGGGCCCGCAGAACATGCCGGTCTTCAACGACATGACGCTGACGACCGAGGAGAAGCGCGACATCATCTCCTACCTGCTCTGGCTGCAGGACAGCCAGTCGCCCGGCGGATTCACGCTCGGATCGCTCGGCCCCGTCTCCGAGGGCCTCTTCATCTGGATCTTCGGCATCGGATCTCTGATCGCCCTCACCGTGTGGATCACGGCGAAATCCAACTGA
- a CDS encoding ubiquinol-cytochrome c reductase iron-sulfur subunit, whose protein sequence is MAHEDDPLEHERASWKPSPGLAVAVTDPVRNPELPPHRPRMTDKDPVAMKAAVRTVYTLFYLSIAGSIWAIAAYMLFPIESGRMVDIRNNNLFIGLGIALALFAIGIAAIHWSKAIMSDHEYTEPRHATRGRDSTREAAIEAFAVANEESGFGRRVMIRNSMIAALVASVAPGIVLFRGLAPQDSPEHPNGGNPVYLLSHTMWKEGTRLAHDPSGEPIRAADVTLGSAVHVIPEDLAAISHSDGYLEEKAKAIVLLMRLLPEQITEAPEKADWSYDGIVAYSKVCTHVGCPVALYEQQTHHLLCPCHQSQFDVTDAAKVIFGPAARPLPQLPITVDDEGYLVARSDFTEPVGPSFWERH, encoded by the coding sequence ATGGCACACGAGGACGACCCGCTCGAGCACGAGAGGGCTTCCTGGAAGCCCTCCCCCGGGCTCGCCGTCGCGGTCACCGACCCGGTGCGCAACCCGGAGCTCCCTCCGCATCGCCCGCGGATGACCGACAAGGACCCGGTGGCCATGAAGGCCGCCGTCCGCACGGTGTACACGCTCTTCTACCTGTCGATCGCCGGCAGCATCTGGGCGATCGCCGCCTACATGCTCTTCCCGATCGAGAGCGGCCGGATGGTCGACATCCGCAACAACAACCTGTTCATCGGCCTCGGCATCGCTCTCGCGCTGTTCGCCATCGGCATCGCCGCGATCCACTGGTCGAAGGCGATCATGTCCGACCACGAGTACACGGAGCCGCGCCACGCGACCCGTGGGCGCGACTCGACGCGTGAAGCAGCGATCGAGGCGTTCGCCGTGGCGAACGAGGAGTCGGGCTTCGGTCGTCGCGTGATGATCCGCAACTCGATGATCGCCGCGCTGGTCGCGTCGGTCGCCCCCGGCATCGTCCTCTTCCGCGGGCTCGCGCCGCAGGACTCGCCCGAGCACCCCAACGGGGGCAATCCCGTGTACCTCCTCAGCCACACCATGTGGAAGGAGGGGACGCGCCTCGCGCACGACCCCAGCGGCGAGCCGATCCGCGCCGCGGACGTCACGCTCGGCTCCGCCGTGCATGTCATCCCCGAAGACCTCGCCGCGATCTCGCACAGCGACGGCTATCTCGAGGAGAAGGCCAAGGCGATCGTGCTCCTCATGCGCCTGCTCCCCGAGCAGATCACCGAAGCGCCCGAGAAGGCCGACTGGTCGTACGACGGCATCGTCGCCTACTCCAAGGTCTGCACGCACGTCGGCTGCCCGGTCGCCCTCTACGAGCAGCAGACCCACCACCTGCTGTGCCCCTGCCACCAGTCGCAGTTCGATGTCACCGACGCCGCGAAGGTGATCTTCGGCCCGGCGGCCCGCCCGCTGCCGCAGCTTCCGATCACCGTCGACGATGAGGGCTACCTCGTCGCGCGCAGCGACTTCACCGAACCCGTCGGCCCGAGCTTCTGGGAGCGTCATTGA
- a CDS encoding cytochrome b has translation MSTATATENLVEAPPAATPPRDKPLGGRFVGAASNYIDERTSLSGFVKELGRKIFPDHWSFMLGEIALWSFVVVLLTGTFLTFFFQASMVETHYTGAYLPMRGIEMSAAMASTLEISFDLRGGLLVRQMHHWAALVFVAGIGVHMLRVFFTGAFRKPRELNWVIGFILFILAMGEGFTGYSLPDDVLSGNGLRIIDGMVKGIPLIGTWTSFLLFGGEFPGTAIVGRLYSLHILLLPAILVGLLVLHLMLMVINKHTQFAAPGRSNSNVVGYPMMPVYMSKMGGFLFITFGVIALIAALFTINPIWNYGPYDPSPVSAGTQPDWYIGFADGALRLVPPGWEFVFLGHTWSFNILVPLAVIGVFIVLVLIYPFIEAWVTGDKREHHIAQRPRNAPTRTAIGAAGVTFYAVLWAAAASDIIATHFWLTMEGVIHTLQALLILGPILAYFVAKRIAIALQKKDREIALHGYESGRIVRLPGGEYIEVHQPVDEYERYKLVDFETYEPLVVRPNAKGRIPWHENVRAAFSRWFFEDRLSPVTQTELDEALSHQHHALDHIAEEEDAEIQGAHERAGVPDAPHVPIDDGHNTESAVRPSNVIVPEDGEKKPRNREKESGQ, from the coding sequence TTGAGTACCGCAACCGCCACCGAGAACCTCGTCGAGGCTCCCCCGGCCGCGACGCCGCCGCGTGACAAGCCGCTCGGTGGCCGCTTCGTCGGCGCCGCGTCGAACTACATCGACGAGCGCACCAGCCTGTCGGGCTTCGTCAAGGAGCTCGGCCGCAAGATCTTCCCCGACCACTGGTCGTTCATGCTCGGCGAGATCGCGCTGTGGAGCTTCGTCGTCGTGCTGCTCACCGGCACGTTCCTGACGTTCTTCTTCCAGGCCTCGATGGTCGAGACCCACTACACCGGCGCCTACCTGCCGATGCGCGGCATCGAGATGTCGGCGGCCATGGCCTCGACGCTCGAGATCTCGTTCGACCTGCGCGGCGGGCTCCTCGTCCGCCAGATGCACCACTGGGCCGCGCTCGTGTTCGTCGCCGGCATCGGCGTCCACATGCTCCGCGTGTTCTTCACCGGCGCCTTCCGCAAGCCGCGCGAGCTCAACTGGGTGATCGGCTTCATCCTGTTCATCCTCGCGATGGGTGAGGGCTTCACCGGGTACTCGCTTCCCGACGACGTGCTCTCGGGCAACGGCCTGCGCATCATCGACGGCATGGTCAAGGGCATTCCGCTCATCGGCACGTGGACCTCGTTCCTGCTGTTCGGCGGCGAGTTCCCCGGCACCGCGATCGTCGGACGCCTCTACTCGCTGCACATCCTGCTGCTCCCCGCGATCCTCGTCGGGCTGCTCGTGCTCCACCTCATGCTGATGGTGATCAACAAGCACACGCAGTTCGCCGCTCCCGGCCGCTCGAACAGCAATGTGGTCGGCTACCCGATGATGCCGGTCTACATGTCGAAGATGGGCGGCTTCCTGTTCATCACGTTCGGCGTGATCGCACTCATCGCGGCGCTGTTCACGATCAACCCGATCTGGAACTACGGCCCGTACGACCCGTCGCCGGTCTCGGCGGGTACGCAGCCCGACTGGTACATCGGCTTCGCCGACGGCGCCCTGCGCCTGGTCCCCCCGGGCTGGGAGTTCGTGTTCCTCGGCCACACCTGGTCGTTCAACATCCTCGTACCGCTCGCCGTCATCGGTGTCTTCATCGTCCTCGTGCTGATCTACCCCTTCATCGAGGCGTGGGTCACCGGAGACAAGCGCGAGCACCACATCGCCCAGCGTCCCCGCAACGCCCCGACCCGCACCGCCATCGGCGCTGCCGGCGTGACGTTCTACGCGGTGCTGTGGGCGGCGGCCGCGTCGGACATCATCGCGACGCACTTCTGGCTCACGATGGAGGGCGTCATCCACACCCTTCAGGCACTTCTCATCCTCGGCCCGATCCTCGCGTACTTCGTCGCGAAGCGGATCGCGATCGCGCTGCAGAAGAAGGACCGCGAGATCGCACTGCACGGCTACGAGTCGGGCCGCATCGTGCGCCTCCCCGGTGGCGAGTACATCGAGGTCCACCAGCCGGTCGACGAGTACGAGCGGTACAAGCTGGTCGACTTCGAGACGTACGAGCCGCTCGTGGTGCGTCCCAACGCAAAGGGCCGTATCCCGTGGCACGAGAATGTCCGCGCGGCGTTCTCCCGCTGGTTCTTCGAGGACCGTCTCTCCCCCGTCACCCAGACGGAGCTCGACGAGGCGCTGTCTCACCAGCACCACGCACTGGACCACATCGCCGAGGAAGAGGATGCCGAGATCCAGGGTGCGCACGAGCGCGCCGGGGTGCCGGACGCTCCTCACGTCCCGATCGACGACGGTCACAACACCGAGTCCGCGGTGCGTCCTTCGAACGTGATCGTCCCCGAAGACGGCGAGAAGAAGCCCCGCAACCGCGAGAAGGAGTCCGGCCAGTAG
- a CDS encoding rhodanese-like domain-containing protein has protein sequence MTSALDYFAAKLALETDASDVYAAQKAGEDFVLIDVRGDEAWAQGRISGARHLPHQQIAERAASELDPSVPVVVYCWSPGCNGGAKGALAFAKLGFTVREMIGGYEYWIREGQPIENDEGALPRVFDAQVMVVRQPVAG, from the coding sequence ATGACGTCAGCACTCGACTACTTCGCCGCCAAGCTCGCCCTCGAGACGGATGCCTCCGATGTGTACGCCGCTCAGAAGGCCGGAGAGGACTTCGTTCTGATCGACGTGCGCGGCGATGAGGCGTGGGCGCAGGGGCGCATCTCCGGCGCCCGCCACCTCCCCCACCAGCAGATCGCCGAGCGCGCCGCGAGCGAGCTCGACCCCTCGGTGCCCGTCGTCGTCTACTGCTGGAGTCCGGGCTGCAACGGCGGCGCGAAAGGCGCGCTCGCGTTCGCGAAGCTCGGCTTCACCGTCCGCGAGATGATCGGCGGCTACGAGTACTGGATCCGCGAAGGGCAGCCCATCGAGAACGACGAGGGCGCGCTTCCCCGCGTGTTCGACGCGCAGGTGATGGTGGTCCGCCAGCCTGTCGCAGGCTGA
- a CDS encoding PP2C family protein-serine/threonine phosphatase encodes MNQDAAFTAPWGGAVADGVGGGPAGDLASAAFVHRLAAGRVDSIDAESLAVSVRLANWDLRAHVERDPALNGMATTFTGVFVSENDTLLLAHTGDSRAYRLRDGVLTQQTRDDSYVQVLVDRGLVAEEDAATHPRRNLITASLSGGERDRVVVVEHEARPGDRWLLCSDGLTDYVPHDDIAAVISRHGGVTEAAGAAVALGLAAGTRDNVTVVICDVEVGAPERFPARAQASFYGAAAARFTEGLESA; translated from the coding sequence GTGAACCAGGATGCTGCGTTCACTGCGCCCTGGGGCGGAGCGGTGGCCGACGGCGTCGGTGGCGGCCCCGCCGGAGACCTCGCCTCCGCCGCATTCGTGCACCGGCTCGCCGCCGGCCGCGTGGACTCCATCGATGCCGAGTCGCTCGCGGTGAGCGTGCGGCTGGCGAACTGGGACCTGCGCGCGCACGTGGAGCGCGATCCCGCGCTGAACGGCATGGCGACGACGTTCACGGGAGTCTTCGTCTCCGAGAACGACACGCTGCTGCTCGCCCACACCGGCGACTCGCGCGCCTACCGGCTGCGGGACGGCGTCCTGACCCAGCAGACCCGTGACGACTCGTACGTGCAGGTCCTCGTCGACAGAGGGCTCGTGGCCGAGGAGGATGCCGCCACCCACCCGCGACGCAACCTCATCACGGCCTCTTTGAGCGGAGGCGAGCGTGACCGTGTCGTCGTCGTCGAACACGAAGCGCGTCCCGGCGACCGGTGGCTGCTGTGCAGCGACGGCCTCACGGACTACGTGCCGCACGACGACATCGCCGCGGTCATCTCACGTCATGGCGGTGTCACCGAGGCGGCCGGCGCGGCCGTCGCCCTCGGACTCGCTGCCGGAACCCGAGACAACGTCACGGTGGTGATCTGCGACGTCGAGGTCGGTGCGCCCGAACGGTTCCCTGCACGCGCTCAGGCCTCGTTCTACGGCGCAGCGGCCGCTCGATTCACCGAGGGCCTCGAATCCGCCTGA
- a CDS encoding cytochrome c oxidase subunit 4 — protein sequence MRTNTGLWWLLAAFFLLMAVTYTTWSIIFYSDEVWYDAIEWVGSVALLFTALMGALIAFYLGRVHHAQRGELPEDILTSDIDDGDPELGEFSPWSWWPIVLAFSAALAMIGLAVGAWMVPIGVGVFVVAIVGWVYEYYRGYFAR from the coding sequence GTGCGCACCAACACCGGTCTGTGGTGGCTGCTCGCCGCGTTCTTCCTGCTGATGGCGGTGACGTACACGACGTGGAGCATCATCTTCTACTCCGACGAGGTGTGGTACGACGCGATCGAGTGGGTCGGCAGCGTGGCGCTGCTGTTCACCGCCCTCATGGGTGCGCTGATCGCGTTCTACCTCGGACGCGTCCACCATGCGCAGCGCGGTGAGCTCCCCGAAGACATCCTGACGTCCGACATCGACGACGGCGATCCCGAGCTCGGCGAGTTCAGCCCCTGGTCGTGGTGGCCCATCGTCCTCGCGTTCTCGGCCGCTCTCGCGATGATCGGCCTGGCGGTCGGCGCGTGGATGGTGCCAATCGGAGTGGGCGTGTTCGTCGTCGCGATCGTGGGTTGGGTGTACGAGTACTACCGCGGGTACTTCGCGCGCTGA